The Propionibacterium freudenreichii subsp. freudenreichii genome contains a region encoding:
- a CDS encoding anion permease, which translates to MPGKGDVGMLSGFANSTIWLIGIAMLLSRAVIKTGLGRRVALFFISVFGKKMIGVAYGFALADLVLGPGIPSASARGGGIMYPIMQSVATAYGSEPGPTARKAGSFLAIAISQIDTIVCAMFLTAMAGNPIMASLAGDLGVHMSWTSWFVGAIVPGLVALIALPYFLYKIYPPEIKDSPEIAAFARGDLKDMGPMSRAEKVLTADFVLLLLLWIVGDMAFGINATVSAFIGLAILMVTSIMTWEDIIKEKAAWNTIFWFAVLVMMAGALNTYGVVGWIAKGIARGVGGIGWHMGLVVLILVFFYTRYFFASAVAHISAMYAAFLATALALGAPPMLAAMSLAYTALLSMGLTQYSGGPGPALFGSGYNSTGRWWGVSFLCSIPSLLIWFVVGGAWFKVIGWW; encoded by the coding sequence GTGCCCGGCAAGGGCGACGTCGGCATGCTCTCCGGCTTCGCCAACTCCACCATCTGGCTCATCGGCATCGCCATGCTGCTCTCCCGGGCCGTGATCAAGACCGGTCTGGGACGACGCGTCGCGCTGTTCTTCATCTCCGTGTTCGGCAAGAAGATGATCGGCGTCGCCTACGGATTCGCGCTCGCCGACCTCGTGTTGGGGCCCGGAATCCCCTCGGCATCTGCCCGCGGCGGCGGCATCATGTACCCCATCATGCAGTCGGTGGCGACCGCCTACGGGTCCGAACCCGGGCCGACGGCCCGCAAGGCAGGATCGTTCCTGGCCATCGCCATCTCGCAGATCGACACCATCGTCTGCGCCATGTTCCTCACCGCCATGGCCGGCAACCCGATCATGGCCTCGCTGGCCGGCGACCTGGGCGTGCACATGAGTTGGACGTCGTGGTTCGTCGGCGCGATCGTGCCGGGCCTGGTGGCACTCATCGCACTTCCCTATTTCCTCTACAAGATCTATCCGCCGGAAATCAAGGACTCCCCCGAAATCGCGGCCTTCGCCCGCGGTGATCTCAAGGACATGGGCCCGATGTCACGCGCCGAAAAGGTGCTGACGGCCGATTTCGTATTGCTCCTGCTGCTGTGGATCGTCGGCGATATGGCATTCGGAATCAATGCCACCGTGTCGGCATTCATCGGCCTGGCGATTTTGATGGTCACCTCCATCATGACCTGGGAGGACATCATCAAGGAGAAGGCCGCCTGGAACACCATCTTCTGGTTCGCCGTGCTGGTGATGATGGCCGGCGCGCTCAACACCTACGGCGTCGTGGGGTGGATCGCCAAGGGCATCGCCCGCGGCGTGGGCGGCATCGGCTGGCACATGGGCCTGGTAGTGCTGATCCTCGTGTTCTTCTACACCCGCTATTTCTTCGCCTCGGCGGTCGCCCACATCTCCGCGATGTACGCGGCCTTCCTGGCCACGGCGCTTGCCCTCGGGGCGCCGCCCATGCTCGCGGCCATGTCGCTGGCCTATACGGCCCTGCTCAGCATGGGGCTCACCCAGTACTCCGGCGGCCCCGGCCCGGCCCTGTTCGGCTCGGGCTACAACTCCACCGGACGCTGGTGGGGCGTCAGCTTCCTGTGCTCCATCCCCTCGCTGCTCATCTGGTTCGTGGTCGGCGGCGCATGGTTCAAGGTGATCGGCTGGTGGTGA
- the ribB gene encoding 3,4-dihydroxy-2-butanone-4-phosphate synthase, with translation MNTIAEALEQLRAGRPVLVADSQSRENEVDAVLSAELATPATVGWMVRHTSGYLCAPMTGERADHLGLPLMVPRSQDTLHTAYTLSVDAASGVTTGISGHDRSRTANVLADPAATPADLVRPGHMLPLRAVAGGVRERGGHTEASVELCALAGLAPVGVISELVHDDGSMMRMADAEPFAAEQGLVLVTIEALIAELDARGAAPFSSPRAVGEWNPDRVTRVAQAHLPTRHGDFTVVAYRDLRTGAEHLALSAGAVAEALDGPARGTSQQRAPQQTAQGASQQPVQGALQQTVPQQGAPLVRVHSECVTGDVFGSRKCDCGAQLDRALELIAAQGGVLVYLGGHEGRGIGLAEKIAAYALQEGGADTVEANVARGWDPDLREYGAAAAILRDLGVRQVRLLTNNPDKVQALAGQGIGVDQVVPLVVGVTAQNIDYLRTKVAKMGHLMDVESMLGVVDAGDGPVLGRHAGQGPVSERHAGGSPVSERRAS, from the coding sequence ATGAACACGATCGCTGAGGCGCTGGAGCAGTTGCGTGCCGGCCGGCCGGTGCTGGTGGCCGACTCGCAGAGCCGCGAGAACGAGGTGGACGCGGTGTTGTCGGCCGAGCTGGCGACGCCCGCGACGGTGGGGTGGATGGTGCGCCACACGTCCGGATATCTGTGTGCGCCGATGACCGGTGAGCGTGCCGATCACCTGGGGCTTCCGCTGATGGTGCCGCGCTCCCAGGACACACTGCACACTGCGTACACGTTGAGCGTGGACGCTGCGTCCGGTGTGACCACGGGGATTTCGGGTCATGACCGGTCACGCACCGCGAACGTGCTGGCCGATCCGGCCGCGACGCCGGCCGACCTGGTGCGTCCGGGGCACATGTTGCCGCTGCGTGCGGTGGCCGGCGGGGTGCGCGAGCGCGGCGGGCACACCGAGGCATCGGTGGAGTTGTGCGCGCTGGCCGGATTGGCGCCGGTGGGCGTGATCTCGGAGCTGGTGCACGACGACGGTTCGATGATGCGGATGGCCGATGCCGAGCCGTTCGCCGCTGAACAGGGCCTGGTGCTGGTGACCATCGAGGCGCTGATTGCCGAGTTGGACGCCCGGGGCGCTGCGCCGTTCTCGTCGCCGCGTGCGGTGGGGGAGTGGAACCCCGATCGGGTGACGCGGGTGGCGCAGGCGCACCTGCCCACGCGCCATGGTGACTTCACCGTGGTGGCCTATCGCGACCTGCGCACCGGTGCCGAACACCTGGCGCTGAGCGCGGGCGCCGTCGCCGAGGCGCTGGATGGGCCGGCGCGGGGAACGTCGCAGCAGAGGGCGCCACAGCAGACGGCACAGGGCGCGTCCCAGCAGCCGGTGCAGGGCGCGTTGCAACAGACCGTGCCACAGCAGGGGGCGCCGCTGGTGCGGGTGCATTCCGAGTGCGTGACCGGCGACGTCTTCGGGTCGCGCAAGTGCGACTGCGGGGCACAGCTTGATCGTGCGCTGGAACTCATCGCGGCGCAGGGCGGCGTGCTGGTCTACCTGGGCGGCCATGAGGGGCGCGGCATCGGGCTGGCGGAGAAGATCGCCGCCTATGCCCTGCAGGAGGGCGGCGCCGACACGGTGGAGGCGAATGTGGCGCGTGGTTGGGATCCCGACCTGCGCGAATACGGTGCCGCGGCGGCGATCCTGCGCGACCTGGGCGTGCGGCAGGTGCGCCTGCTCACGAACAATCCCGACAAGGTGCAGGCGCTTGCCGGCCAGGGGATCGGCGTCGATCAGGTGGTGCCGCTGGTGGTGGGCGTCACGGCGCAGAACATCGACTACCTGCGCACGAAGGTGGCCAAGATGGGCCACCTGATGGACGTGGAGTCGATGCTGGGTGTGGTGGACGCGGGCGATGGCCCGGTCTTGGGAAGGCATGCGGGCCAAGGCCCGGTCTCAGAGAGGCATGCGGGCGGGAGCCCGGTCTCAGAAAGGAGGGCCTCATGA
- a CDS encoding DUF4236 domain-containing protein encodes MGFSMRMSKGVRVRASSRGLRVSVGPRAARVHFGTGRAGISTGAGPLTVYAPLGGGGRGTSTSSASRQLRGATNGLQGSSKAEQIRALAEAIQKILSLHREDFTVATHPQIPRPAVPSADTLAQKYETQVVSQFNILQRRQRREARAQIPQLVETERQQLIAQAEADRQELQQAWDSFWTGLVANDPATVMAALGAAFEDNEAAAAAVGVHGDELSLTVEVPGIDVVPTRMPGTTAAGNPSLKKATKTELNDLYLLMVSGYVLVTVKEALATAPAIGSVHIVAFRQTRPDAYGHVSAEAVLAASFTRGSLTGIQWQTANAIQILNDASTELVCIQQGAARELKPIDPGANPEIAELLAAVDVETNS; translated from the coding sequence ATGGGCTTTTCAATGAGGATGAGCAAGGGCGTGCGGGTGCGGGCCTCCAGTCGCGGCCTTCGGGTCAGCGTTGGCCCACGGGCTGCGCGCGTCCATTTCGGCACGGGCCGCGCCGGCATCTCGACCGGCGCCGGACCATTGACGGTCTACGCGCCGCTCGGCGGCGGCGGGCGCGGCACCTCGACCTCGTCGGCATCGCGCCAGCTGCGGGGAGCCACGAATGGCCTGCAGGGGTCATCGAAGGCTGAGCAGATCCGCGCGCTTGCCGAAGCGATCCAGAAGATCCTGTCCCTGCACCGCGAAGACTTCACCGTGGCCACCCACCCGCAGATTCCCCGGCCCGCCGTCCCGTCAGCCGACACCTTGGCGCAGAAGTACGAGACACAGGTCGTCTCGCAGTTCAACATCCTGCAACGACGCCAGCGACGCGAGGCCCGGGCGCAGATTCCCCAGCTGGTCGAGACGGAGCGCCAGCAGCTCATCGCGCAAGCCGAGGCGGACCGCCAGGAACTGCAGCAGGCGTGGGACAGCTTCTGGACCGGATTGGTGGCCAATGATCCCGCGACGGTGATGGCCGCCCTGGGGGCAGCGTTCGAGGACAATGAGGCAGCTGCGGCCGCCGTGGGCGTCCACGGGGACGAGTTGTCCCTGACGGTCGAAGTGCCCGGCATCGACGTCGTGCCGACCCGCATGCCCGGCACGACCGCCGCAGGGAACCCGTCGTTGAAGAAGGCCACCAAGACCGAGCTCAATGACCTCTACCTGTTGATGGTCAGCGGCTATGTGTTGGTGACCGTCAAGGAGGCCCTCGCCACGGCCCCGGCGATCGGGAGCGTGCACATCGTCGCGTTCCGCCAGACGCGGCCCGACGCCTACGGGCATGTGTCCGCCGAGGCGGTGCTGGCCGCGTCGTTCACGCGTGGCTCGCTGACCGGCATCCAGTGGCAGACCGCCAACGCGATCCAGATCCTCAACGATGCGTCCACGGAACTGGTGTGCATCCAGCAGGGCGCCGCCCGTGAACTGAAGCCGATTGACCCCGGAGCCAATCCCGAGATTGCCGAGTTGCTTGCTGCGGTCGACGTCGAGACGAACTCGTAG
- a CDS encoding DUF3841 domain-containing protein, with product MQHRSVWQILKSGKVYRPREEHCWPAVEEGPTAAPQDLRAQFARAYDWMAERIDHRDPRPDPSLRWPVWAYWSLGPSGMGKPDLRSLRQLEPGVMLELRVDAARVLLSDMDGWHGPLNDSFWGPGEPPFDEDRPTSSLSH from the coding sequence ATGCAGCATCGCAGCGTGTGGCAGATACTGAAATCGGGCAAGGTCTACCGGCCACGCGAGGAACACTGTTGGCCCGCCGTGGAGGAGGGACCCACCGCCGCCCCCCAAGACCTGCGTGCGCAATTTGCCCGCGCCTATGACTGGATGGCCGAACGGATCGACCACCGCGATCCCCGTCCCGACCCCTCGCTGCGTTGGCCGGTGTGGGCCTACTGGTCGCTGGGCCCGTCCGGGATGGGCAAGCCCGACCTGCGGAGCCTGCGGCAGCTCGAACCCGGCGTCATGCTCGAATTGCGCGTGGACGCAGCGCGGGTCCTCCTGTCCGACATGGACGGCTGGCATGGTCCCTTGAACGACTCGTTCTGGGGGCCCGGGGAGCCACCCTTCGACGAGGACCGCCCGACCAGTTCCCTGAGCCATTGA
- a CDS encoding McrC family protein, with protein MTISPVPRLDQPGRIIIPCYEYDEINIDPDEVLGPDGRLNIIDGIQEKYVVIDFKHGHLRLRARGCSGLIPLTERITLQVRPRFPIRNLTHIVNMCGRTPIAIPALRRYEPSDDTGEWLVDVMADALLDAFDIITSNGLLRRYHRTVESGSYLHGHLDATDTMLRFASRGITHHAQFSWFERSIDNPPNRCLKATLLALHQRYAAQAQYSAQFEEQRGTRIRRTGAALQILKEVPITDRRSFLEDPQVRGLTPLPEPRAYYRPALDLAFAILTDRGITLNSRDARVEDRPGNPIMSTLLVNTEALFEEFVRLSLQEAFANVPGLAVLDGNKDPGRKMIYQELTDKQHECLPDSAIPITKRSENMTPDIVFQHEDGTYPLIADVKCTKVHDYMERSELEQVMTYGHRYRSPMVMTIHPRTQESQPGLFVEGRVGTTLALQYRVDLDAEDLDEEMQTMASQIRELISA; from the coding sequence ATGACCATCAGCCCGGTTCCTCGGCTGGATCAGCCCGGCCGTATTATCATCCCCTGCTACGAGTACGACGAGATCAACATCGACCCCGATGAGGTACTTGGGCCTGACGGCCGCCTCAATATCATTGACGGGATACAGGAGAAGTATGTCGTCATCGACTTCAAGCACGGGCATCTTCGGCTAAGAGCAAGGGGTTGCTCTGGGCTCATTCCCCTGACTGAGCGGATCACTCTCCAGGTCCGGCCACGATTCCCCATCAGGAACCTCACCCACATCGTGAACATGTGCGGGCGCACTCCGATCGCCATCCCGGCGTTGCGCCGCTACGAGCCGTCAGACGACACTGGCGAGTGGCTCGTGGATGTGATGGCTGATGCGTTACTGGATGCATTCGACATCATCACCTCGAATGGGCTCCTGCGCCGCTACCACCGCACAGTGGAGAGCGGCTCATACCTACACGGACACCTTGACGCCACAGACACCATGCTCCGATTCGCCAGTCGCGGGATCACCCATCATGCCCAGTTTTCCTGGTTCGAGCGTTCAATTGACAACCCACCCAACCGGTGCTTGAAGGCAACCCTGCTGGCTCTTCACCAGAGGTACGCGGCGCAAGCGCAGTACAGCGCGCAGTTCGAAGAGCAGCGCGGCACGCGGATTCGCCGTACTGGCGCGGCGCTCCAGATTCTGAAAGAGGTTCCGATCACCGACCGGCGTTCCTTCCTGGAAGATCCACAGGTCCGCGGCCTCACGCCGCTGCCAGAACCCCGCGCCTACTACCGGCCAGCCCTCGACCTGGCTTTCGCGATCCTCACCGACCGGGGCATCACCCTCAACTCTCGCGACGCTCGCGTCGAGGACCGGCCCGGGAATCCCATCATGTCGACACTCCTCGTGAATACGGAAGCCCTGTTCGAAGAGTTCGTCCGCCTCTCTCTCCAAGAAGCCTTCGCAAATGTGCCGGGCCTTGCAGTCTTGGACGGAAATAAGGACCCCGGCCGCAAGATGATCTACCAAGAACTAACCGACAAGCAGCATGAATGTCTACCGGATTCGGCCATCCCTATCACCAAGCGATCCGAGAACATGACGCCCGATATTGTCTTCCAGCACGAGGACGGCACATATCCGCTCATCGCAGACGTCAAATGCACCAAGGTACACGACTACATGGAGCGCTCAGAACTCGAGCAGGTGATGACGTACGGCCATCGCTACCGCAGTCCCATGGTCATGACGATTCATCCCCGAACACAAGAATCCCAGCCGGGTCTCTTCGTGGAGGGGCGTGTCGGGACGACGCTCGCCCTTCAGTACCGTGTCGATCTCGACGCGGAGGACTTGGACGAGGAGATGCAGACGATGGCGTCACAGATCCGGGAGCTCATCTCCGCGTGA
- a CDS encoding IS3 family transposase (programmed frameshift), producing the protein MARKNYTDEFRQRAVDLYESTPGGTLKGIAADLGISRGALREWVEKHGSGTTTADSMSPPTSGRSESQAARIARLEAELAQSRAEKLKLETERDILRQAAKYFAGGDELVNRFQFVEDHKDAYGVKRLCEVIEIARSSFYAWLAAAPGRAARAAEDAALAARIRVLQDPAQGGDRAYGAPRITADLNDGVTAAERVNHKRVARVMRAHQLAGIRLRRRVKTTIPDQSGRRFPDLIGRDFSIGEPNRRYVGDITYLPIADGSNLYLATCIDLGSRKLAGWQIADHMRTELVEDALRAAARDRGTLAGAIFHSDHGSVYTSKAYATLCEHLGVTQSMGAVGTSADNSLAESVNATLKRELLEGASAFPDQATAYRAVFRWANRYNTRRRHSAIGHISPSTYEAAYAATASATLTEAA; encoded by the exons ATGGCAAGGAAGAACTACACGGACGAGTTCCGGCAGCGGGCGGTGGACTTGTACGAGTCCACGCCCGGCGGGACGTTGAAGGGCATCGCAGCGGACCTGGGTATCTCCCGCGGCGCGCTGCGGGAGTGGGTCGAGAAGCATGGCTCGGGCACGACGACCGCCGACAGCATGTCGCCGCCCACGTCGGGTCGGTCAGAGTCCCAGGCAGCGCGGATCGCGCGGCTCGAGGCCGAGCTGGCCCAGTCGAGGGCGGAGAAGCTGAAGCTCGAGACGGAGCGGGACATCCTCCGTCAGGCGGCGAAGTATTTCGCCGGGG GAGACGAACTGGTGAACCGCTTCCAGTTCGTCGAGGACCACAAGGACGCCTACGGCGTGAAGCGGTTGTGCGAGGTCATCGAGATCGCGAGGTCGTCGTTCTACGCCTGGCTCGCGGCGGCCCCGGGACGGGCGGCGAGAGCGGCCGAGGACGCGGCCCTCGCCGCGCGGATCCGGGTGCTGCAGGACCCCGCCCAGGGCGGCGACCGCGCCTACGGGGCACCGCGGATCACCGCCGACCTCAACGACGGCGTCACCGCTGCCGAGCGGGTGAACCACAAGCGGGTCGCCCGGGTGATGCGCGCGCATCAGCTCGCGGGGATCCGGCTACGCCGGCGGGTGAAGACCACGATCCCGGACCAGTCCGGACGCCGCTTCCCCGACCTGATCGGGAGGGATTTCTCCATCGGCGAGCCGAACCGCCGGTATGTCGGCGATATCACCTACCTTCCCATCGCCGACGGGTCGAACCTGTACCTCGCGACCTGCATCGACCTCGGCTCCCGGAAGCTCGCGGGTTGGCAGATCGCAGACCACATGCGCACCGAACTCGTCGAGGATGCACTCCGCGCCGCGGCCCGCGACCGCGGGACGCTGGCCGGCGCGATCTTCCACAGCGACCACGGCAGCGTCTACACCTCGAAGGCCTACGCAACCCTCTGCGAGCACCTGGGCGTGACCCAGTCCATGGGTGCGGTGGGCACGAGCGCCGACAACTCCCTTGCGGAGAGCGTCAACGCGACGCTCAAACGCGAGCTCCTCGAAGGCGCTTCAGCGTTCCCCGACCAGGCCACCGCCTACCGGGCCGTGTTCCGGTGGGCGAACCGCTACAACACCCGACGGCGCCACTCCGCGATCGGCCACATCAGCCCGAGCACCTACGAAGCCGCCTACGCGGCGACCGCGTCCGCTACCCTCACGGAAGCGGCATAA
- a CDS encoding DNA-methyltransferase, translating into MIQRAEDGQPGRRRNLSVVGISGLEEWEKHLDPPKRLIITGDARDTGVDDNSIDLVVTSPPYWRKRDYGHPDQIGQEATPQAYVESMMQCLDEWRRVLRPTGSVFLNIGDTYHHRSLMGIPGLVEFGAVQRGWLIRNRIIWTKDGGMPEPARNRLANRHEYVIHLALKPNYYYDLLGYSEEMGNGANPGDVWHINPERNMGRHLAPFPQELVRRAVMLGCPPQVCATCGKPRVRVVERTDQLDMSRPQARRAAELAKEHGLTAEHIRAIQATGVSDVGKATKFQSGTGRNSVRVQRLAAEAKAALGGYFREFTFAKKETVGWTDCGHGTPIRGCVLDPFVGTGTTLTAANNMGCDAIGVDLMPVAPEPSLHPARKHGRRSRGDELPDL; encoded by the coding sequence ATGATTCAGCGGGCCGAGGACGGGCAGCCCGGCCGGCGCCGTAACCTTTCGGTGGTCGGGATCAGCGGTCTGGAAGAGTGGGAGAAGCACCTCGACCCGCCGAAGCGGCTGATCATCACCGGGGATGCCCGAGACACCGGCGTCGACGACAACTCGATCGATCTTGTCGTCACTTCACCGCCCTACTGGCGGAAACGTGACTACGGGCATCCCGATCAGATCGGTCAGGAGGCCACTCCGCAGGCATATGTCGAGTCGATGATGCAGTGCCTGGACGAGTGGAGGCGTGTGCTGCGCCCCACGGGGTCGGTCTTCCTGAACATCGGTGACACTTACCATCACCGATCCCTCATGGGTATCCCCGGCTTGGTTGAGTTCGGGGCTGTACAGCGCGGATGGCTGATCCGTAACCGCATCATCTGGACCAAGGACGGGGGGATGCCCGAGCCTGCGAGGAACCGGCTGGCCAACCGACACGAGTATGTGATCCACTTGGCGCTGAAACCGAACTATTACTACGATCTGCTCGGTTATTCGGAGGAGATGGGGAACGGTGCTAATCCGGGGGATGTGTGGCACATCAACCCCGAGCGCAACATGGGTCGCCATCTCGCGCCATTCCCGCAAGAGCTCGTCCGCAGGGCTGTGATGTTGGGCTGCCCTCCCCAAGTCTGCGCGACTTGCGGGAAGCCTCGGGTGCGGGTTGTGGAGCGCACCGACCAGCTCGACATGAGCCGGCCGCAGGCCAGACGTGCCGCCGAGCTCGCCAAAGAGCATGGCCTGACGGCTGAGCACATTCGCGCTATCCAGGCGACCGGGGTCTCCGATGTGGGCAAGGCAACTAAGTTCCAGAGCGGCACCGGACGGAACTCCGTGAGGGTCCAACGGCTCGCGGCTGAGGCCAAAGCTGCCCTGGGCGGATACTTCCGGGAGTTCACCTTCGCCAAGAAGGAGACCGTGGGCTGGACAGACTGCGGCCATGGCACTCCCATTCGTGGGTGCGTCCTAGACCCGTTCGTGGGAACTGGGACAACACTGACCGCTGCCAACAACATGGGCTGTGACGCGATCGGTGTCGACCTGATGCCCGTCGCACCGGAACCAAGTCTTCATCCGGCGAGGAAGCACGGGCGCCGATCACGCGGAGATGAGCTCCCGGATCTGTGA
- a CDS encoding type II toxin-antitoxin system death-on-curing family toxin translates to MRPGAAPFAVFDDHEAFPTLAAKAARLAFGVAEAQAFEDGNKRLALESALLFLEINGAVLDMSQDHAAHLIWSVATKDVSLDQLIIEFSSCITIGA, encoded by the coding sequence GTGAGGCCGGGGGCTGCTCCATTTGCAGTGTTCGATGACCACGAGGCGTTCCCCACGTTGGCGGCGAAGGCCGCCCGTCTGGCGTTCGGTGTCGCGGAGGCCCAGGCGTTCGAGGACGGCAACAAGCGGTTGGCTCTGGAGTCGGCCCTGCTGTTCTTGGAGATCAACGGAGCAGTGCTCGACATGAGTCAGGACCATGCCGCACACCTCATATGGTCGGTGGCGACAAAAGACGTCAGTCTGGATCAACTGATCATCGAGTTCAGTTCCTGCATCACGATCGGCGCTTGA
- a CDS encoding anion permease: MLLIPTPGGLEPRAWHMLALFVATIVAIIAKVMPMGAVCLVARPSRGCSGSPRWCPARATSACSPASPTPPSGSSASPCCSPGP; this comes from the coding sequence ATGCTCCTCATCCCCACTCCGGGCGGCCTCGAGCCGCGCGCCTGGCACATGCTGGCCCTGTTCGTGGCCACGATCGTCGCCATCATCGCCAAGGTGATGCCGATGGGCGCGGTCTGCCTGGTGGCGCGACCATCTCGGGGCTGTTCGGGCTCACCCCGGTGGTGCCCGGCAAGGGCGACGTCGGCATGCTCTCCGGCTTCGCCAACTCCACCATCTGGCTCATCGGCATCGCCATGCTGCTCTCCCGGGCCGTGA
- a CDS encoding McrB family protein, with amino-acid sequence MTDVDLVRDVRSLSADDLDIGYRHHASESHGSSAPDAPLLEADDPQIVEITRLVARFGGVILTGPPGTGKSWLAGRAADVLTSGDTTRRADIQFHASYQFEDFMEGYRPKKNGTGFELRPGVFLELVNKARADRKHPYVLVIDELSRADVGRVFGEALTYVERSKRDQEFTLPSGEKTSIPPNIDIIATMNPLDRGVDEVDAAFERRFAKINMPPRRDLLDAILQNNHFNDDAMRRRLLAWFWDINKLARQTPAAAIGHAYFSDVVDAETLRNVWEYQLQYHVDRAFKYDQQARDKIVNGWNQVVGLTDAGGASGSQTESDAT; translated from the coding sequence ATGACTGATGTGGACCTAGTGAGGGATGTGAGGTCGCTGAGCGCCGACGACCTCGACATCGGCTATCGGCACCACGCCTCCGAGTCCCACGGTTCCAGCGCACCCGACGCCCCACTTCTGGAGGCCGACGATCCACAAATCGTGGAGATCACCCGGCTCGTGGCACGATTCGGCGGAGTGATCCTCACCGGACCTCCCGGAACAGGGAAATCGTGGCTCGCCGGACGGGCCGCCGATGTCCTCACCTCCGGCGACACCACCAGGCGGGCCGACATCCAGTTCCATGCTTCGTACCAGTTCGAGGACTTCATGGAGGGTTACCGGCCCAAAAAGAACGGCACTGGGTTCGAACTTCGACCTGGCGTGTTTCTCGAACTCGTAAACAAGGCCAGGGCCGACCGGAAACATCCCTATGTGCTAGTAATCGATGAACTCAGCCGTGCGGATGTTGGCCGGGTGTTCGGCGAGGCCCTGACATATGTGGAGCGATCCAAGAGAGACCAAGAGTTCACCCTCCCGTCGGGGGAAAAGACCTCGATACCTCCAAACATCGACATTATCGCCACGATGAACCCGCTTGACCGTGGCGTCGATGAGGTGGACGCCGCCTTCGAGAGGCGATTCGCGAAGATCAACATGCCTCCAAGGCGTGATCTTCTCGACGCGATCCTCCAGAATAACCACTTCAACGACGATGCGATGCGAAGAAGACTGCTGGCATGGTTCTGGGATATCAACAAGTTGGCCCGTCAGACTCCGGCAGCCGCCATCGGGCATGCATACTTCTCCGACGTAGTGGATGCGGAGACCCTCAGGAACGTCTGGGAGTATCAGCTTCAGTACCACGTGGACAGGGCATTCAAGTACGACCAGCAAGCCCGTGACAAGATCGTCAATGGCTGGAACCAGGTCGTCGGCCTGACAGATGCTGGAGGTGCTAGCGGCTCGCAGACGGAATCCGACGCGACATGA
- the ribH gene encoding 6,7-dimethyl-8-ribityllumazine synthase, translating to MSGVGAPALSVDGSGMRIVVVAASWHTTVMEGLLGGALRALAAAGVADPQVVRVPGSFELPVAAMKAASAGADAVVALGVVIRGGTPHFDYVCQAATSGLTEVALQTRVPVGFGVLTCDDEAQALARAGLPGSTEDKGAQAAEAAIATVLALREL from the coding sequence ATGAGTGGGGTTGGCGCACCGGCGTTGTCGGTGGATGGAAGTGGCATGCGCATCGTCGTGGTGGCGGCCAGCTGGCACACCACGGTGATGGAGGGCCTGCTGGGCGGCGCGTTGCGGGCGTTGGCGGCGGCGGGGGTGGCGGACCCGCAGGTGGTGCGGGTGCCCGGTTCGTTCGAGTTGCCGGTGGCCGCGATGAAGGCGGCCTCGGCAGGCGCCGACGCCGTGGTGGCGCTCGGCGTGGTGATTCGCGGGGGCACGCCACACTTCGACTATGTGTGCCAGGCGGCGACGTCGGGGCTCACCGAGGTGGCCCTGCAGACGCGCGTGCCGGTGGGCTTCGGCGTGCTCACCTGCGACGACGAGGCCCAGGCGCTGGCGCGTGCCGGACTGCCCGGATCCACCGAGGACAAGGGTGCCCAGGCCGCTGAGGCCGCGATCGCGACGGTGTTGGCGCTGCGCGAGTTGTGA